A stretch of Planifilum fulgidum DNA encodes these proteins:
- a CDS encoding VWA domain-containing protein has product MNVEIHLDASGSMAGRVSGGVKMDLAKEAIRNFASNKCRGCERGMKRVD; this is encoded by the coding sequence GTGAACGTGGAGATTCACTTGGATGCCAGCGGGAGCATGGCCGGCCGGGTGAGCGGCGGTGTGAAGATGGACCTGGCCAAGGAGGCAATCCGGAATTTTGCCTCCAACAAATGCCGGGGGTGTGAGAGGGGGATGAAAAGAGTTGATTAA